Proteins found in one Serinicoccus marinus DSM 15273 genomic segment:
- a CDS encoding toxic anion resistance protein, which translates to MTDQPQPLAAPEPEGESLVLTAPRPTEPVAQTAAPKMAPQVDPEAMPALDAKVETYLAGLTGTETKSPEFAQRAADVRTMGDADIRAAAETSNRLLKSPVRAIQSGGVSKESKVAQTLTELRHTVEDLDPAQATGVKKWFERLPFSDRLTKYFQKYESAEKHLDAILHALKSGQDELAKDNAALNMEKQQLWESMGRLNQYVYIAEQLDARVAATIAELDSSDPERAKALREDVLFYVRQKHQDLLTQLAVSIQNYLAIDIVMKNNIELIKGVDRASTTTVSALRTAVLVAQALNNQKLVLDQITALNQTTSQMIQSTSELLRDNSVAIQEQAASSTLGLDQLQAAFTNIYATMDAIDEFRVQALDGMSQTIGVLEGEVEKSRDYLDRAQRTDVRLAAGQLDIEGSGPSRRG; encoded by the coding sequence ATGACCGACCAGCCGCAGCCGCTCGCCGCGCCCGAGCCCGAGGGTGAGTCGTTGGTGCTGACCGCGCCCCGCCCGACCGAGCCCGTCGCCCAGACGGCCGCGCCGAAGATGGCGCCGCAGGTCGACCCCGAGGCGATGCCCGCCCTGGACGCCAAGGTCGAGACCTATCTCGCCGGGCTGACCGGGACCGAGACGAAGTCGCCCGAGTTCGCCCAGCGCGCGGCTGACGTCCGCACCATGGGCGACGCCGACATCCGGGCGGCGGCCGAGACCTCCAACCGGTTGCTGAAGTCACCGGTCCGCGCGATCCAGTCCGGCGGGGTGTCCAAGGAGTCCAAGGTCGCGCAGACCCTCACCGAGCTGCGGCACACGGTGGAGGACCTCGACCCGGCCCAGGCCACCGGGGTGAAGAAGTGGTTCGAGCGGCTGCCGTTCTCGGACCGGCTGACGAAGTACTTCCAGAAGTACGAGTCCGCGGAGAAGCACCTGGACGCCATCCTGCACGCGCTCAAGAGCGGCCAGGACGAGCTCGCCAAGGACAACGCCGCGCTCAACATGGAGAAGCAGCAGCTGTGGGAGTCGATGGGACGGCTGAACCAGTACGTCTACATCGCCGAGCAGCTCGACGCCAGGGTCGCCGCGACCATCGCCGAGCTGGACAGCAGCGACCCCGAGCGCGCCAAGGCGCTGCGCGAGGACGTCCTGTTCTACGTCCGGCAGAAGCACCAGGACCTGCTCACCCAGCTCGCCGTGTCGATCCAGAACTACCTCGCGATCGACATCGTCATGAAGAACAACATCGAGCTCATCAAGGGCGTCGACCGAGCCTCCACCACGACGGTCTCGGCGCTGCGGACCGCTGTGCTCGTCGCGCAGGCGCTCAACAACCAGAAGCTCGTGCTCGACCAGATCACCGCGCTCAACCAGACCACCTCCCAGATGATCCAGAGCACCAGTGAGCTGCTGCGCGACAACTCCGTCGCCATCCAGGAGCAGGCCGCGTCCTCCACCCTGGGGCTGGACCAGCTGCAGGCCGCCTTCACCAACATCTACGCCACGATGGACGCGATCGACGAGTTCCGGGTCCAGGCCCTGGACGGCATGTCGCAGACGATCGGGGTGCTCGAGGGCGAGGTCGAGAAGTCGCGCGACTACCTCGACCGCGCCCAGCGCACCGACGTGCGCCTCGCGGCGGGCCAGCTGGACATCGAGGGTTCGGGCCCCTCGCGCCGGGGCTGA
- a CDS encoding DUF445 domain-containing protein, translating into MEGTVDQQRAVIRQDDASRRAGLRQMRTVATGLLVVMAVIYVLTHGRDGIWGYVNAGAEAGMIGAIADWFAVVALFRHPLGLPIPHTALVRRRKDDLGASLEQFVTDNFLTPQVLRDKLLDAQVVHRVGEWLREPEHVERVVSEAAPFLRRAVERLDEDEIRTFVDDVVLPRVREEPLSPVAGHLLERVVEDGSHHGLVDLFARELHAWLALHQDQVETIVRSRAPAWAPTWVNDQVTRRVYTEVLRWARDVKDDPEHTVRHALDAYLAELGRDLQEDERTRERFESLKERVLDHPQVSATGVALGETLRTSVLDALDDPQGALRTRMSTGLAALGRQLVDDERLQARLDAWVADTVVSLVQRYGPELTSVISGTIARWDAREASDKIELHVGRDLQFIRLNGTVVGALVGLVIHAVSQLL; encoded by the coding sequence GTGGAAGGCACCGTCGACCAGCAGCGCGCCGTGATCCGACAGGACGACGCGTCGCGCCGTGCCGGGCTGCGGCAGATGCGCACCGTTGCGACCGGGTTGCTCGTGGTCATGGCGGTCATCTACGTGCTGACCCACGGGCGCGACGGGATCTGGGGATACGTCAACGCGGGCGCCGAGGCGGGGATGATCGGGGCGATCGCCGACTGGTTCGCCGTTGTCGCGCTCTTCCGGCACCCGCTCGGTCTGCCGATCCCGCACACCGCTCTGGTCCGTCGGCGCAAGGACGACCTCGGGGCGAGCCTCGAGCAGTTCGTCACCGACAACTTCCTCACCCCGCAGGTGCTCAGGGACAAGCTCCTCGACGCCCAGGTCGTGCACCGGGTCGGCGAGTGGCTGCGCGAGCCCGAGCACGTCGAGCGCGTGGTCTCCGAGGCGGCGCCCTTCCTGCGCCGTGCCGTCGAGCGCCTGGACGAGGACGAGATCCGCACCTTCGTCGACGACGTCGTCCTCCCGCGGGTGCGCGAGGAGCCGCTGTCCCCGGTCGCCGGTCACCTCCTGGAGCGTGTCGTCGAGGACGGCTCGCACCACGGGCTCGTCGACCTCTTCGCCCGGGAGCTGCACGCCTGGCTCGCCCTGCACCAGGACCAGGTAGAGACGATCGTCCGCTCGCGCGCCCCGGCCTGGGCCCCGACCTGGGTCAACGACCAGGTGACCCGACGGGTCTACACCGAGGTGCTGCGCTGGGCCCGCGACGTCAAGGACGACCCGGAGCACACCGTGCGGCACGCCCTCGACGCCTACCTGGCCGAGCTGGGCCGCGACCTGCAGGAGGACGAGCGGACCCGCGAGCGCTTCGAGTCGCTCAAGGAGCGGGTCCTGGACCACCCGCAGGTGAGCGCGACGGGCGTCGCCCTCGGGGAGACGCTGCGCACCTCCGTCCTCGACGCTCTGGACGACCCGCAGGGGGCGCTGCGCACCCGGATGAGCACCGGGCTGGCGGCGCTGGGTCGACAGCTCGTCGACGACGAGCGGCTGCAGGCGCGGTTGGACGCGTGGGTCGCCGACACCGTGGTGTCCCTGGTCCAGCGCTACGGGCCTGAGCTCACCTCGGTCATCTCAGGGACCATCGCGCGATGGGACGCTCGCGAGGCGTCGGACAAGATCGAGCTGCACGTCGGTCGCGACCTGCAGTTCATCCGGCTCAACGGCACCGTCGTGGGCGCGCTGGTCGGACTGGTGATCCACGCGGTCTCCCAGCTGCTCTGA
- a CDS encoding IS110 family transposase: protein MVTSTVIGGVDTHADTHTLAALDAQGRLLGTRSVPATAAGNRRALGWLSSHGQVDRVGVEGTGSYGAQLARYLTAQDVDVVEVDRADRKQRRQRGKSDPLDAEAAARAVLARTATTTPKTRTGPVESLRALKATKRAAMKAMVAARSALVQLVITAPHSVREQLHGLSGTTRVEACARLRPDRDRLHEPEQAVKLALRRTARRCLVLAEEIAEADADLDALVKHTAPGLLDHFGVGPDTASQLLITAGDNPDRIRSEASFAALCGVSPLPASSGRTDRHRLNRGGDRHANEALWRIIMVRLGHDDRTKAYRARRSEQNLSKPEIIRCLKRYLVRELLPTIRAELAHDTAPPQAPSTLDPAA from the coding sequence ATGGTGACATCTACCGTCATCGGCGGGGTCGACACCCACGCCGACACGCACACCCTGGCCGCGCTCGACGCCCAGGGCCGGCTGCTGGGCACCAGGAGTGTCCCGGCGACCGCGGCGGGTAACAGGCGAGCCCTGGGATGGCTGAGCTCGCACGGGCAGGTCGACCGCGTCGGGGTCGAGGGCACCGGGTCCTACGGTGCCCAGCTCGCCCGCTACCTCACAGCCCAGGACGTGGACGTGGTCGAGGTCGACCGCGCGGATCGCAAGCAGCGTCGTCAGCGGGGCAAGAGCGACCCGCTGGACGCCGAGGCCGCAGCCCGGGCCGTGCTGGCCAGGACGGCCACGACGACACCCAAGACGCGCACCGGGCCGGTGGAGTCGCTGCGCGCGCTGAAGGCGACCAAGAGGGCCGCGATGAAGGCGATGGTCGCTGCCCGCTCCGCCCTGGTGCAGCTGGTCATCACCGCGCCGCACTCGGTCCGCGAGCAGCTGCACGGACTCAGCGGCACCACCCGCGTCGAGGCGTGTGCGCGGCTGCGCCCGGACCGCGACCGCCTGCATGAGCCTGAGCAGGCGGTCAAGCTCGCGCTGCGCCGGACCGCTCGCCGCTGCCTGGTCCTGGCCGAGGAGATCGCCGAGGCCGACGCCGACCTCGACGCCCTGGTCAAGCACACCGCCCCCGGACTGCTGGACCACTTCGGTGTCGGCCCCGATACCGCCTCTCAGCTGCTCATCACCGCTGGTGACAACCCCGACCGCATCCGGTCCGAGGCCTCCTTCGCCGCACTGTGCGGGGTCAGCCCACTGCCCGCATCCTCCGGACGCACCGACCGCCACAGGCTCAACCGCGGCGGTGACAGGCACGCCAACGAAGCCCTCTGGCGGATCATCATGGTCCGTCTCGGCCACGACGACAGGACCAAGGCCTACCGGGCCCGACGCAGCGAGCAGAACCTGAGCAAACCCGAGATCATCCGCTGCCTCAAGCGCTACCTCGTCCGCGAGCTCCTGCCCACCATCCGCGCCGAACTCGCCCACGACACAGCCCCACCGCAAGCACCATCAACCCTCGATCCAGCCGCTTGA
- a CDS encoding VOC family protein — protein MSSETLTDHALSTDPELSDWRVLLGRLQTRFASPDFSTGARLVSRIAELADELDHHPDVDLRYPHVTVSTVSHDVRALTTRDRALAVAITAAAAELGLDATPHEVAALEIALDVTDAPSVEPFWAAVLGYAEAGEHQLEDPAGRLAPMWFQQMDDGRTQRGRFHLDITVPHDLAQERVAAALAAGGTLVTDEFAPSWWVLADPEGNEACVCTWQGREGSGEISS, from the coding sequence ATGTCCTCCGAGACGCTGACCGACCACGCGCTGTCCACCGACCCCGAGCTCTCCGACTGGCGGGTGCTGCTCGGGAGGCTGCAGACCCGCTTCGCCTCGCCGGACTTCTCGACCGGGGCCCGGCTGGTGTCGCGGATCGCCGAGCTCGCCGACGAGCTGGACCACCACCCCGACGTCGACCTGCGCTACCCGCACGTCACCGTCTCCACGGTCAGCCACGACGTCCGTGCGCTCACCACGCGCGACCGGGCGCTCGCCGTCGCGATCACCGCCGCCGCCGCTGAGCTCGGGCTGGACGCCACGCCGCACGAGGTCGCGGCGCTGGAGATCGCGCTCGACGTCACCGACGCCCCGTCGGTCGAGCCGTTCTGGGCGGCCGTGCTCGGCTACGCCGAGGCCGGCGAGCACCAGCTCGAGGACCCGGCGGGGCGGCTGGCCCCGATGTGGTTCCAGCAGATGGACGACGGCCGGACCCAGCGGGGCCGCTTCCACCTCGACATCACCGTCCCGCACGACCTCGCGCAGGAGCGGGTCGCTGCGGCGCTCGCCGCCGGCGGCACCCTGGTCACCGACGAGTTCGCCCCGTCGTGGTGGGTCCTCGCCGACCCCGAGGGCAACGAGGCCTGCGTCTGCACCTGGCAGGGGCGCGAGGGCAGCGGCGAGATCTCGTCATGA
- the coaE gene encoding dephospho-CoA kinase has protein sequence MTLRVGLSGGIGSGKSTVSALLADLGAVVVDADAVARQVVEPGMPALAQISERFGPEVLAPDGSLDRPALGRVVFGDEQARRDLEAITHPQIRRRSAELMAAAPDDAVVVHDIPLLVELGMAADYALAVIVDVPEGERVRRLVQDRGMDEQAARDRVRAQADDAARAAAADVLLDNTGTRDDLRRRVTELWHERLLPFEASLRSRTPPEGAREPAPGSPEHERLAARARSGTDPDALRRRGIVPAPDGSGSLIWCCPPAPLLWSPGVTAAEG, from the coding sequence ATGACTCTGCGCGTCGGGCTCTCCGGCGGCATCGGGTCGGGCAAGTCGACGGTCTCGGCCCTGCTCGCGGACCTCGGCGCGGTGGTGGTCGACGCGGACGCCGTGGCGCGCCAGGTCGTCGAGCCGGGTATGCCCGCCCTCGCGCAGATCTCCGAGCGGTTCGGGCCGGAGGTGCTGGCACCCGACGGGTCGCTCGACCGGCCCGCGCTGGGCCGGGTCGTCTTCGGCGACGAGCAGGCCCGGCGTGACCTGGAGGCCATCACCCACCCGCAGATCCGGCGCCGCTCCGCCGAGCTCATGGCCGCGGCACCGGACGACGCGGTCGTCGTCCACGACATCCCGCTGCTCGTCGAGCTGGGGATGGCCGCCGACTACGCGCTCGCGGTGATCGTCGACGTGCCCGAGGGCGAGCGGGTGCGTCGGCTGGTGCAGGACCGCGGCATGGACGAGCAGGCGGCCCGCGACCGGGTGCGGGCCCAGGCCGACGACGCCGCCCGCGCCGCGGCCGCCGACGTGCTGCTCGACAACACGGGCACCAGGGACGACCTGCGACGACGAGTCACCGAGCTCTGGCACGAGCGGCTGCTGCCCTTCGAGGCGTCGCTGCGCTCGCGGACCCCTCCCGAGGGCGCCCGCGAGCCCGCCCCCGGCAGCCCGGAGCACGAGCGGCTCGCGGCGCGGGCCCGCAGCGGCACCGACCCGGACGCGCTGCGGCGCCGGGGGATCGTGCCCGCTCCGGACGGCAGCGGGTCGCTCATCTGGTGCTGCCCGCCGGCGCCGCTGCTCTGGTCGCCCGGCGTCACCGCCGCCGAGGGGTAG
- a CDS encoding prolyl oligopeptidase family serine peptidase, translating into MPSPRTPFHDLSHYVALPRVSGLALSPDGTRLVTSVATLNGAGTGYVSALWEVDPTGERPAYRITRSAKGESGGAFAADGDLYFTSARPDPDGQQDDAAESSAAGAALWTIPRRGGEARVVLSRPGGVDAVATARDADRVLVVAGLLPGASTEAEHAQLSASRRKAEVDAILHTSYPIRYWDHDLGPARPQVFALDDGPAAGVEAVPEDTEHEAPAELPGTVDRAREVHLRLLTGDLPTPLHEPSPVVAPDGSFALVGLTVTQGRADLREGVVRVDLDSGRTRTLVDTPGHDAHAGPVSPDGARAVVVISEITSPTSAPRPRLHLMDTTTGETTALAHDWDRWAQPVAWTPDGASVIALADSEGRRPVFRIDVATGEVTQVTHDDAAWSELVLSPDGATAYGVRSSYLFPPELARLDLATGEVTRLPGPAERPTLPGRLEEVDTTAEDGSRVRAWLALPEGEPASDVGHPLLLWVHGGPLGSWNAWTWRWNPWLMTAQGYAVLLPDPALSTGYGQDFVQRGWGAWGQAPYTDLMAITDAALGRDDLDADRTAAMGGSFGGYMANWIAGHTDRFRAVVTHASLWALDGFGPTTDAAFYWQREMTSEMAQANSPHRFIGDIVTPMLVIHGDKDYRVPIGEGLRLWYELLSRSGLPQAEDGTTPHRFLFFPQENHWILKPQHATVWYATVSAFLAEHVLGEEPPPAAEHLGLTPPTKDGSREDGSPGAS; encoded by the coding sequence ATGCCCTCCCCCCGGACGCCCTTCCACGACCTGTCCCACTACGTCGCCCTCCCCCGTGTCTCCGGCCTCGCGCTGAGCCCCGACGGCACCCGCCTGGTCACCTCTGTGGCGACCCTCAACGGCGCCGGGACCGGCTACGTCTCCGCGCTGTGGGAGGTCGACCCGACGGGCGAGCGACCGGCATACCGGATCACGCGCAGCGCCAAGGGCGAGAGCGGCGGGGCCTTCGCCGCCGACGGCGACCTCTACTTCACCTCCGCCCGCCCGGACCCGGACGGCCAGCAGGACGACGCCGCCGAGAGCTCCGCTGCCGGCGCGGCGCTGTGGACCATCCCGCGCCGCGGCGGGGAGGCGCGGGTCGTGCTGAGCCGCCCCGGCGGCGTCGACGCGGTGGCGACCGCCCGGGACGCCGATCGCGTCCTCGTCGTCGCGGGGCTGCTGCCGGGGGCGTCCACGGAGGCGGAGCACGCACAGCTGTCCGCGAGCCGCCGCAAGGCCGAGGTCGACGCGATCCTGCACACGTCCTACCCGATCCGCTACTGGGACCACGACCTCGGCCCGGCGCGGCCGCAGGTCTTCGCCCTGGACGACGGTCCCGCAGCGGGCGTCGAGGCCGTCCCGGAGGACACGGAGCACGAGGCACCCGCCGAGCTGCCCGGAACCGTCGACCGCGCCCGCGAGGTGCACCTGCGCCTGCTCACCGGCGACCTGCCGACACCCCTGCACGAGCCCAGCCCCGTGGTCGCTCCGGACGGGAGCTTCGCGCTCGTCGGGCTCACCGTGACCCAGGGCCGGGCGGACCTGCGCGAGGGCGTCGTGCGGGTGGATCTCGACAGCGGGCGGACGCGCACCCTGGTCGACACGCCGGGCCACGACGCGCACGCGGGACCGGTGAGCCCGGACGGCGCCCGCGCCGTCGTCGTCATCAGCGAGATCACCTCGCCGACGAGCGCGCCACGCCCCCGGCTGCACCTCATGGACACCACGACCGGGGAGACGACAGCGCTGGCCCACGACTGGGACCGCTGGGCGCAGCCCGTCGCGTGGACCCCGGACGGCGCCTCCGTGATCGCGCTCGCCGACAGCGAGGGTCGGCGGCCGGTCTTCCGGATCGACGTCGCCACCGGCGAGGTCACCCAGGTCACCCACGACGACGCCGCCTGGAGCGAGCTGGTCCTCTCCCCCGACGGCGCCACCGCCTACGGCGTGCGCTCGTCCTACCTCTTCCCACCCGAGCTCGCCCGCCTCGACCTGGCCACCGGGGAGGTCACCCGCCTCCCCGGTCCGGCCGAGCGACCGACGCTCCCGGGCCGGCTGGAGGAGGTCGACACCACCGCGGAGGACGGCAGCCGGGTCCGCGCCTGGCTGGCTCTCCCGGAGGGTGAGCCGGCGTCGGACGTCGGCCACCCGCTCTTGCTGTGGGTGCACGGCGGCCCGCTCGGGTCGTGGAACGCCTGGACCTGGCGGTGGAACCCGTGGTTGATGACCGCGCAGGGGTATGCCGTGCTGCTGCCCGACCCGGCGCTCTCGACCGGCTACGGGCAGGACTTCGTGCAGCGCGGGTGGGGCGCGTGGGGCCAGGCGCCCTACACCGACCTCATGGCGATCACCGACGCGGCCCTGGGACGAGACGACCTCGACGCCGACCGGACCGCGGCGATGGGCGGCTCCTTCGGCGGCTACATGGCCAACTGGATCGCCGGGCACACCGACCGGTTCCGGGCGGTCGTCACGCACGCCTCGCTCTGGGCCCTGGACGGCTTCGGGCCGACGACGGACGCCGCGTTCTACTGGCAGCGGGAGATGACCTCGGAGATGGCGCAGGCCAACAGCCCGCACCGCTTCATCGGGGACATCGTCACCCCGATGCTGGTCATCCACGGGGACAAGGACTACCGCGTGCCGATCGGTGAGGGCCTGCGGCTGTGGTACGAGCTGCTCTCGCGCTCCGGGCTGCCGCAGGCGGAGGACGGCACGACCCCGCACCGGTTCCTCTTCTTCCCGCAGGAGAACCATTGGATCCTCAAGCCCCAGCACGCCACCGTCTGGTATGCCACCGTCAGCGCCTTCCTCGCCGAGCACGTCCTCGGCGAGGAGCCGCCGCCCGCGGCGGAGCACCTCGGCCTGACCCCGCCGACGAAGGACGGCTCGCGCGAGGACGGCTCCCCCGGCGCGTCCTGA
- a CDS encoding PAC2 family protein, producing the protein MTTHSPLFRLEADAARQPQPAPLLLVSLDGFLDAGQVRSTLAEHLLDTLEHEVVATFDVDEMVDYRSRRPLMTFDSDHYTDYDDPSLILYRMVDAAGEPFLLLHGVEPDYRWEGFVEAVRQLGMAFGVRRMVSAHGIPMAVPHTRPVGTTRFASDNSVLGDYTPIFGQVRIPSSADSLLHLRLAESGLLTMGVAVHVPHYLTETQFGDAVVAAADTLMDLTGLVLPTKELVAMAGLTRGRIEEELASNDEAREVVEGLEQRYDHFIEGQRRKSLLAAEVANLPSADEIGAQLEAFLRDPEAADETDESDDDAPPADQGGGGRS; encoded by the coding sequence GTGACGACGCACTCGCCGCTGTTCCGGCTGGAGGCTGACGCCGCCCGCCAGCCGCAGCCCGCCCCGCTGCTGCTGGTCTCGCTGGACGGCTTCCTCGACGCCGGCCAGGTGCGCTCGACGCTGGCCGAGCACCTGCTGGACACCCTCGAGCACGAGGTCGTCGCGACCTTCGACGTCGACGAGATGGTCGACTACCGGTCGCGGCGCCCGTTGATGACCTTCGACTCCGACCACTACACCGACTACGACGACCCCTCGCTCATCCTCTACCGGATGGTGGACGCCGCGGGCGAGCCGTTCCTGCTCCTGCACGGGGTGGAGCCGGACTACCGGTGGGAGGGCTTCGTCGAGGCGGTGCGCCAGCTCGGGATGGCCTTCGGGGTGCGACGGATGGTCAGCGCCCACGGCATCCCGATGGCGGTGCCGCACACGCGACCGGTCGGCACCACCCGCTTCGCCAGCGACAACTCGGTGCTCGGGGACTACACCCCCATCTTCGGGCAGGTCCGCATCCCCTCCAGCGCGGACTCGCTGCTGCACCTGCGGCTGGCCGAGTCCGGCCTGCTCACCATGGGCGTCGCGGTCCACGTGCCGCACTACCTCACCGAGACGCAGTTCGGCGACGCCGTCGTCGCGGCGGCGGACACCCTCATGGACCTCACCGGTCTGGTGCTGCCCACCAAGGAGCTCGTGGCCATGGCCGGGCTGACCCGGGGCCGCATCGAGGAGGAGCTGGCCAGCAACGACGAGGCGCGCGAGGTCGTCGAGGGGCTGGAGCAGCGTTACGACCACTTCATCGAGGGCCAGCGGCGCAAGAGCCTGCTCGCGGCCGAGGTGGCCAACCTGCCCAGCGCCGACGAGATCGGTGCCCAGCTCGAGGCCTTCCTGCGCGATCCGGAGGCCGCCGACGAGACGGACGAGTCCGACGACGACGCCCCGCCCGCGGATCAGGGTGGCGGCGGCAGGTCGTAG
- a CDS encoding EcsC family protein: MARRESEVATDNPEAPEDGPLDSLANAFVGKLLDFGVDGVGPLQSSSQVLVKARREKGQDDEKVVDEIVSDHIKKAAVGGFVTGVGGIFTMPVAIPVNVLEFYTLATRMVAAIAEHRGYDVKSKEARAAVLLSLVGADADDLMRKAGISTAAGLTGSGRLATLAMSRLPKAASMMVNKAVGFRLLTTVGGKALGRLIRFVPVAGGVIGAGLDGYLMKRIADHARAEFAPRPEVAGEQPG; encoded by the coding sequence GTGGCTCGACGTGAGTCCGAGGTCGCGACCGACAACCCCGAGGCGCCCGAGGACGGGCCGCTCGACAGCCTGGCCAACGCCTTCGTCGGCAAGCTGCTCGACTTCGGCGTGGACGGGGTGGGGCCGCTGCAGTCCTCGAGCCAGGTGCTGGTCAAGGCGCGCCGGGAGAAGGGCCAGGACGACGAGAAGGTCGTGGACGAGATCGTCTCCGACCACATCAAGAAGGCCGCCGTCGGCGGCTTCGTGACCGGCGTCGGCGGCATCTTCACGATGCCGGTGGCGATCCCGGTCAACGTGCTGGAGTTCTACACCCTCGCGACCCGGATGGTGGCGGCCATCGCCGAGCACCGCGGCTACGACGTGAAGAGCAAGGAGGCGCGCGCCGCCGTGCTCCTCTCGCTCGTCGGCGCGGACGCGGACGACCTCATGCGCAAGGCGGGCATCTCGACCGCCGCCGGCCTCACCGGGTCCGGGCGGCTCGCGACGCTGGCGATGTCGAGGCTGCCCAAGGCCGCGTCCATGATGGTCAACAAGGCGGTCGGCTTCCGGCTGCTCACCACCGTCGGCGGCAAGGCCCTGGGGCGGCTCATCCGCTTCGTCCCGGTCGCGGGCGGCGTCATCGGCGCCGGTCTCGACGGCTACCTCATGAAGCGGATCGCCGACCATGCGCGCGCGGAGTTCGCGCCGCGGCCGGAGGTGGCGGGCGAGCAGCCCGGCTGA
- a CDS encoding DUF4192 domain-containing protein, whose protein sequence is MTTHEPGGRSRRHDVAADHDAHDHAHDHDGAPDQRGRRDHDEHDHPSRAATTSARLRGAEQLIAVLPQLIGYQIDHSVVVVAARIGGPHGRSVGQMIFTGRLDLPPPEAMSDHLDSIRTALLQADDGSPGPVLLTVVGYDLPEREPGHVDEEHVIALEAAADRLADTTGAHVHDLLLVRDEGRETYGVRRDGEHVPPPERGWRPTPPAADVPVAADLVLQGRVALPSRAALAELVRRRDEPAARATALALGILDLDPTRHDPGAMLRALTAWLTDGVPPTAGQRAGIAWTLADREVRDAVLARWLPELGWDDGLGQDGARDLCAGLAAFPGEGWREPVGRLLALAGEVPHPFDSAVLTMVAMVSWVRGDGTLANEAVDTALERDPRYTLARLLRRMLEAGLRPPRGAGVGARPDRRSGGRSPMRL, encoded by the coding sequence ATGACGACACACGAGCCCGGGGGGCGCTCGCGCCGGCACGACGTTGCCGCTGACCACGACGCCCACGACCACGCCCACGACCACGACGGCGCCCCTGACCAGCGCGGCCGTCGCGACCACGACGAGCACGATCACCCGTCGCGAGCCGCGACGACCTCGGCCCGGCTGCGCGGCGCCGAGCAGCTGATCGCCGTCCTGCCGCAGCTCATCGGCTACCAGATCGACCACAGCGTGGTCGTGGTGGCGGCCCGGATCGGCGGGCCTCACGGCCGGTCCGTGGGGCAGATGATCTTCACCGGTCGACTGGACCTCCCGCCGCCCGAGGCGATGAGCGACCACCTCGACAGCATCCGGACGGCGCTGCTCCAGGCGGACGACGGGTCACCGGGGCCGGTCCTGCTCACCGTCGTGGGCTACGACCTCCCGGAGCGGGAGCCGGGCCACGTCGACGAGGAGCACGTGATCGCCCTGGAGGCCGCGGCCGACCGCCTGGCAGACACCACCGGTGCTCACGTGCACGACCTGCTGCTGGTGCGTGATGAGGGGCGGGAGACCTATGGCGTCCGGCGCGACGGCGAGCACGTGCCGCCGCCGGAGCGAGGCTGGAGACCGACCCCACCGGCCGCGGACGTTCCGGTCGCCGCCGATCTGGTGCTGCAGGGCCGCGTCGCCCTGCCCAGCCGGGCGGCCCTCGCCGAGCTGGTGCGTCGCCGGGACGAGCCGGCGGCGCGGGCCACCGCCCTGGCCCTCGGGATCCTCGACCTCGACCCGACCCGGCACGACCCCGGCGCGATGCTGCGGGCGCTGACGGCCTGGCTGACCGACGGTGTCCCGCCGACGGCGGGCCAGCGCGCCGGCATCGCCTGGACGCTCGCCGACCGGGAGGTGCGCGACGCCGTCCTGGCCCGCTGGCTGCCCGAGCTCGGCTGGGACGACGGCCTCGGGCAGGACGGCGCGAGAGACCTGTGCGCGGGGTTGGCCGCCTTCCCCGGCGAGGGATGGCGGGAGCCGGTCGGGCGGCTGCTGGCCCTGGCGGGGGAGGTGCCGCACCCCTTCGACAGCGCGGTCCTGACGATGGTGGCGATGGTCTCCTGGGTGCGCGGCGACGGCACCCTCGCCAACGAGGCCGTCGACACCGCGCTCGAGCGGGACCCCCGGTATACCCTCGCCCGGCTCCTGCGCCGGATGCTGGAGGCCGGCCTGCGACCACCGCGCGGGGCGGGCGTCGGGGCTCGTCCGGACCGACGCTCGGGAGGCCGATCGCCCATGAGGTTGTAG
- a CDS encoding universal stress protein has protein sequence MSIIVGYIPTREGRAALVAARTEALLRKVKLVVVNSHRGGRDFDAGEARRFEEELESVASDLDGAGIEHEVRALARGNEPAEDLIEVAAESDADLIVIGLRRRTPIGKLILGSNAQRILLEAQCPVLAVKAGEGD, from the coding sequence ATGTCGATCATCGTTGGCTACATCCCCACGCGCGAGGGCCGCGCGGCCCTGGTCGCGGCGCGCACCGAGGCGCTGCTGCGCAAGGTCAAGCTCGTCGTGGTCAACTCCCACCGCGGCGGCCGGGACTTCGACGCGGGGGAGGCGCGGCGGTTCGAGGAGGAGCTGGAGTCCGTGGCCAGCGACCTGGACGGCGCGGGGATCGAGCACGAGGTCCGGGCGCTCGCGCGGGGCAACGAGCCGGCCGAGGACCTCATCGAGGTGGCCGCGGAGTCGGACGCCGACCTCATCGTCATCGGGCTGCGTCGCCGGACCCCGATCGGCAAGCTCATCCTCGGCTCCAACGCCCAGCGGATCCTGCTGGAGGCGCAGTGCCCGGTCCTGGCGGTCAAGGCCGGCGAGGGCGACTGA